The Arachis hypogaea cultivar Tifrunner chromosome 14, arahy.Tifrunner.gnm2.J5K5, whole genome shotgun sequence genome has a segment encoding these proteins:
- the LOC112740415 gene encoding uncharacterized protein, translating to MAGRVDHSINKGGAPPIFRIGCQNYHRIGSLLPLESKKPKFVQLYIYDTENEITNRMESFRSNISAELMETKIVSSLKIMMDENNVLAKAFRSARDRYQIDGSADVKLRLITRRNTDARTYNLPTASEVAALIVGDIDESGVNRDIIIETKSRILQRIEVAHPMYLALQHPLLFPYGEDGYRLHIATSSRPNVRRTEKRSTISMRDFFAYRLQRRTNESQVLLRSRRLLQQFIVDAYTMVESERLLYLRLKQPNLRLGKFKKLHECMVRGETNAINTGQRIILPKSFTGGPRNMFNNYKDAFAICKYARYPSYFITMTCNLEWNEIKREVTPQGFHAEDRPDILCRIFKLKVDKLIKELKRGTFFGKIIGYCPTIEFQKRGLPHAHCLLFMHPESKPRTVDDIDKVIKTEIPDKRENPKLYAAVEKYMVHGPYGHLNRKSQCMINGKCSKFFPKAFRDRTIIDEAGFPRYQRRDDGRTVSKKNIEVDNSFIVPYNPGLLLKFGCHINVEYTCQTSAIKYLFKYLHKGNDRVTAAFYQSNESQVDEIRNYYDCRYISACEAAWRLFGYPIQIKEPAVIRLPFHLPDDMPIVYKDTDTIQSVVETSFFKESMLIGWFKANEAHNDAKNLTYFEFPTKFVWNGEHHMRTHRKQGYVIGRISHIPLMNKEDYYLRLLLNIQKGCTSFSDLRTVDGVVYDSFKDACYALGLLQDDREFIDAISEAGTWHSATFLRRLFVVLLTSNNMSRPDFVWQKTWNFLSDDVLYEQRRLLQMKENLVSSLEDRIIMEELNFDVNALANELSGYLERLTNEQKFAYDQIIGAVSSNMGGLFFLYGQGGCGKTFLWSTISCSIRSKGGIVLNVASSGIAALLLSNGRTAHSRFKIPLAINENFLCSIKQGSPLARLISKAKLIIRDEAPMISKYCYEALDKCLRDILRCSDSYNAHLPFGSKVVVLGGDFRQILPVIPRGSRQDIIQSSINSSYLWHNCKVLKLTKNMRLSLGENNNIQELRNFAEWLLKIGDGLAGDTTDGESIVHIPSDILIKNSETALDDLIDFVYPNMLSNLSVENYFKDRAILAPTLNCVTDVNNKMTAGLLGQKRVYLSLDSVCAEEENMEFELDAFSPEILNGINCSRLPPHKLVLKVGTPVMLLWNIDQTNGLCNGTRMQVRRMGNHVIECKTLTGNKAGNIVLIPRLNLIPNNKILPVRVTSKDGLRMLLQDHGHLEDNCTMNVVSKDSIELLSADLNYLLFITKLSALGFSINLFFILS from the exons ATGGCAGGAAGAGTTGACCATTCGATAAACAAAGGTGGTGCACCTCCTATCTTTCGCATTGGATGTCAAAATTATCACCGTATTGGTAGTTTACTACCACTGGAAAGTAAGAAACCAAAATTTGTCCAACTATACATTTATGATACTGAGAATGAGATTACAAACCGCATGGAATCATTTAG GTCAAACATCAGTGCAGAATTGATGGAAACTAAAATTGTTTCGTCCTTGAAAATCATGATGGATGAAAATAATGTCCTAGCAAAGGCATTTCGTTCAGCACGGGATAGATACCAAATTGATGGCTCTGCTGATGTTAAGTTACGGTTAATAACCAGAAGAAATACTGATGCAAGGACATATAATTTGCCAACGGCATCTGAAGTTGCTGCACTGATAGTTGGAGATATTGACGAGAGCGGAGTTAATAGGGATATAATAATTGAGACAAAATCAAGAATCTTGCAGAGGATAGAAGTAGCACATCCAATGTACCTTGCTCTTCAACATCCTTTATTGTTTCCATACGGTGAGGATGGTTACAGATTACATATAGCTACTTCTTCTCGACCAAATGTCAGGAGAACTGAGAAAAGATCAACAATAAGCATGAGAGACTTCTTTGCATACAGACTTCAGAGAAGGACTAACGAGTCTCAGGTGCTTTTGCGGTCAAGAAGATTACTGCAACAATTCATAGTAGATGCCTACACTATGGTTGAGTCAGAACGGCTTTTATACTTACGATTGAAACAACCAAACTTGAGGCTAGGCAAGTTCAAGAAATTGCATGAGTGTATGGTTCGTGGTGAAACTAATGCCATTAACACTGGACAAAGAATTATTCTCCCAAAGAGCTTTACCGGTGGTCCAAGGAACATGTTCAACAATTACAAAGATGCTTTTGCAATATGTAAATATGCTAGATATCCAAGTTACTTTATCACTATGACATGTAATCTAGAATGGAATGAGATAAAAAGAGAGGTAACACCCCAAGGATTCCATGCAGAGGATAGACCAGACATCTTATGTAGAATATTCAAGTTGAAGGTTGATAAATTAATTAAGGAATTGAAGAGAGGAACATTCTTTGGAAAGATTATTGGAT ATTGTCCAACCATAGAGTTTCAGAAGAGAGGTCTACCTCATGCCCATTGTCTTTTATTCATGCATCCGGAATCAAAACCACGAACTGTTGATGACATAGACAAGGTTATTAAGACAGAGATTCCAGATAAGAGGGAAAATCCAAAATTGTATGCTGCTGTTGAGAAATATATGGTTCATGGTCCATACGGTCATTTAAATAGAAAGAGCCAATGCATGATCAATGGTAAATGCTCAAAGTTTTTTCCCAAGGCATTTCGAGATAGGACAATTATTGACGAAGCAGGCTTTCCAAGATATCAAAGAAGAGATGATGGGCGAACTGTATCAAAGAAAAATATAGAGGTTGACAATTCCTTCATAGTTCCATACAATCCCGGTCTTCTTCTAAAATTTGGATGTCACATCAATGTTGAGTATACTTGCCAAACTTCAGCAATCAAATACCTGTTTAAGTATCTTCACAAGGGTAATGACAGGGTGACAGCTGCATTTTATCAAAGCAACGAATCTCAGGTAGATGAAATACGTAATTATTATGATTGTAGATATATATCAGCATGTGAAGCTGCATGGAGATTGTTTGGTTATCCTATTCAAATAAAGGAACCAGCAGTAATAAGATTACCATTCCATCTTCCTGATGATATGCCAATTGTCTACAAAGATACCGATACAATTCAGTCAGTTGTTGAGACTTCTTTTTTCAAGGAATCTATGTTGATTGGATGGTTCAAAGCAAATGAAGCCCATAATGATGCAAAAAATCTGACTTATTTTGAGTTTCCAACAAAATTTGTTTGGAATGGAGAGCATCATATGCGGACTCATAGAAAGCAAGGCTATGTCATAGGAAGGATATCTCATATACCACTAATGAATAAAGAAGATTACTATCTAAGGCTACTTTTGAACATTCAAAAGGGATGCACGAGTTTCAGTGATCTAAGAACAGTTGATGGTGTCGTTTATGACTccttcaaagatgcatgctatgCTCTAGGACTGTTGCAGGATGACAGAGAATTCATTGATGCAATTTCTGAAGCAGGAACATGGCACTCTGCAACTTTTTTAAGGAGACTTTTTGTTGTTTTATTAACATCAAATAACATGAGTAGGCCAGATTTTGTTTGGCAAAAGACTTGGAACTTTCTCTCCGATGACGTACTATATGAACAAAGAAGATTACTGCAAATGAAAG AAAATTTGGTGTCTAGCTTAGAAGACAGAATCATCATGGAAGAGTTGAACTTTGACGTTAATGCTCTTGCGAATGAACTAAGTGGGTATTTAGAAAGGCTAACTAATGAGCAGAAATTTGCATACGATCAAATAATTGGTGCTGTTAGCAGTAATATGGGTGGACTTTTCTTCTTATACGGTCAAGGTGGTTGTGGAAAAACATTCTTATGGTCAACTATATCATGCTCAATTAGGTCTAAAGGAGGTATAGTTTTAAATGTTGCTTCGAGTGGGATTGCTGCACTTTTGTTGTCTAATGGAAGAACTGCACATTCAAGGTTTAAAATTCCTTTGgccataaatgagaattttttGTGTAGCATTAAACAAGGAAGTCCTCTTGCAAGGTTAATATCCAAGGCCAAATTAATCATACGGGATGAAGCTCCAATGATAAGTAAGTATTGTTACGAAGCTTTAGATAAATGCCTCAGAGACATCTTAAGGTGTTCAGATTCGTATAATGCTCATTTGCCATTTGGAAGTAAAGTTGTTGTTCTCGGAGGAGATTTTAGACAAATTTTACCTGTGATTCCCAGAGGCTCACGGCAAGATATAATTCAGTCTTCTATTAATTCTTCATATTTGTGGCATAACTGTAAGGTTTTGAAGCTTACAAAAAACATGAGATTGTCACTAGGTGAAAACAACAACATACAAGAACTCAGAAATTTTGcagaatggctactcaaaattggTGATGGTTTGGCTGGTGATACAACAGATGGTGAATCGATCGTTCATATACCATCTGACATTTTGATTAAGAACTCTGAGACAGCTTTGGATGACCTCATTGATTTCGTGTATCCAAATATGTTATCCAATTTATCCGTTGAAAATTATTTCAAGGATAGAGCAATTCTTGCACCAACTTTGAATTGTGTCACTGATGTCAACAACAAGATGACTGCAGGGTTACTTGGACAAAAAAGAGTCTACTTAAGTTTAGACTCTGTGTGTGCTGAAGAGGAAAATATGGAATTTGAGTTAGATGCTTTCTCGCCAGAGATTCTAAATGGAATAAATTGTTCACGTCTACCACCACACAAGTTGGTTCTGAAGGTTGGCACTCCTGTTATGTTGCTGTGGAATATAGACCAAACTAATGGTTTGTGCAATGGAACGAGGATGCAAGTTAGAAGAATGGGAAATCATGTGATAGAATGCAAGACTTTAACTGGTAACAAAGCTGGAAATATTGTTCTTATCCCAAGACTGAATCTAATtccaaataataaaatattgccGGTCAG GGTAACGAGTAAAGATGGTCTGCGAATGCTGTTGCAAGATCATGGGCACTTGGAAGATAACTGCACGATGAATGTg gTATCAAAGGATAGCATTGAATTGTTATCAgcagatttaaattatttattgtttattacaaaACTTTCTGCATTAGGATTCTCtattaatttgttcttcattttgagctga
- the LOC112740779 gene encoding organic cation/carnitine transporter 7 isoform X1 — MMGDEGLCYTVDDALLALGFGNFQILVLAYAGIGWVSEAMEMMLLSFVGPAVQSAWNLSPHQESFITSAVFAGMLIGAYSWGIVSDKHGRRKGFLITATVTAAAGFLSAFAPNYLLLISLRCLVGIGLGGGPVLSSWFLEFVPAPNRGTWMVVFSAFWTLGTIFEASLAWIVMPKLGWRWLLALSSLPSSFLLLFYKVTPESPRYLCLKGRTTDAVNVLEKIARLNGRELPSGILVSDNQIELYDTGNPSEGTNLLSAGKNDGEPPEGVVSNLGGVSSVLMLMSAKLARSTLLLWAVFFGNAFSYYGLVLLTSELNSGHSKCVPHNLDRGKSPDVSYKDVFIASFAELPGLLLSAAAVDKLGRKLSMSTMFFLCCIFLLPLMFHQPEGLTTSLLFGARICITVTFTVVYIYAPEIYPTSVRTTGVGMASSVGRIGGMICPLVAVGLVHGCHQVLAVLLFEIVALLSGVCVMFFPVETMGQDLRDSLSSLNNINST; from the exons ATG ATGGGGGATGAAGGCTTGTGCTACACGGTCGACGATGCTCTCTTGGCTTTGGGTTTTGGGAATTTCCAAATTCTTGTGCTTGCTTATGCTGGTATTGGCTGGGTTTCAGAAGCAATGGAAATGATGCTACTCTCTTTTGTAGGACCAGCAGTACAATCTGCATGGAATCTTTCCCCTCACCAAGAGAGTTTCATAACCAGTGCTGTTTTTGCTGGCATGCTAATAGGGGCATACTCATGGGGCATTGTTTCAGATAAACATGGAAGGAG GAAAGGATTCCTTATTACTGCAACAGTTACTGCAGCTGCTGGTTTTTTGAGTGCATTTGCTCCTAACTACCTATTGTTGATTTCCCTTCGTTGTCTAGTGGGTATTGGCTTGGGAGGGGGCCCTGTATTATCATCATGGTTTCTAGAGTTTGTTCCAGCCCCCAATAGAGGTACCTGGATGGTTGTCTTTTCGGCATTTTGGACTCTTGGTACAATTTTTGAGGCTTCACTTGCCTGG ATTGTGATGCCGAAACTGGGTTGGAGATGGCTACTTGCACTATCTTCCCTACCCTCATCATTCCTTCTTTTGTTCTACAAGGTGACACCGGAGTCACCTAGATACCTATGCTTGAAAGGTAGAACAACTGATGCAGTTAATGTTTTGGAGAAAATAGCAAGATTAAATGGTAGGGAACTGCCTTCTGGGATCCTTGTTTCTGACAATCAAATTGAGCTGTATGACACTGGTAACCCTTCAGAAGGCACAAATTTACTCTCAGCAGGAAAAAATGATGGTGAACCTCCTGAAGGAGTGGTTTCCAATTTAGGTGGCGTCTCATCAGTCCTAATGCTTATGTCAGCAAAATTGGCAAGGTCAACCCTTCTATTATGGGCAGTGTTCTTTGGTAATGCTTTTTCGTATTATGGCCTTGTTTTGTTGACCTCTGAGTTGAACAGTGGGCACAGTAAATGTGTGCCGCATAATTTGGACAGAGGGAAGTCTCCGGATGTTAGCTACAAAGACGTTTTTATTGCCAGTTTTGCAG AGCTACCTGGGCTCCTGTTGTCAGCTGCTGCAGTAGATAAACTTGGTCGGAAGCTCTCAATGTCAACTATGTTCTTCCTGTGTTGCATTTTCCTTCTCCCATTAATGTTCCATCAGCCTGAAGGCCTAACAACAAGCCTTTTATTTGGTGCTCGCATATGCATCACAGTGACATTCAccgttgtgtatatatatgcaccAGAG ATATACCCAACTTCCGTTAGAACAACAGGAGTTGGAATGGCAAGCTCAGTGGGCAGAATTGGTGGAATGATATGCCCTTTGGTGGCAGTGGGTTTAGTGCATGGTTGTCATCAAGTTCTTGCTGTCCTCCTGTTTGAGATTGTAGCTCTTCTTTCTGGAGTTTGTGTTATGTTCTTTCCTGTTGAGACTATGGGCCAAGATCTGCGTGACAGTTTGTCAAGTCTAAATAATATCAACAGCACATAA
- the LOC112740779 gene encoding organic cation/carnitine transporter 7 isoform X5, whose protein sequence is MLIGAYSWGIVSDKHGRRKGFLITATVTAAAGFLSAFAPNYLLLISLRCLVGIGLGGGPVLSSWFLEFVPAPNRGTWMVVFSAFWTLGTIFEASLAWIVMPKLGWRWLLALSSLPSSFLLLFYKVTPESPRYLCLKGRTTDAVNVLEKIARLNGRELPSGILVSDNQIELYDTGNPSEGTNLLSAGKNDGEPPEGVVSNLGGVSSVLMLMSAKLARSTLLLWAVFFGNAFSYYGLVLLTSELNSGHSKCVPHNLDRGKSPDVSYKDVFIASFAELPGLLLSAAAVDKLGRKLSMSTMFFLCCIFLLPLMFHQPEGLTTSLLFGARICITVTFTVVYIYAPEIYPTSVRTTGVGMASSVGRIGGMICPLVAVGLVHGCHQVLAVLLFEIVALLSGVCVMFFPVETMGQDLRDSLSSLNNINST, encoded by the exons ATGCTAATAGGGGCATACTCATGGGGCATTGTTTCAGATAAACATGGAAGGAG GAAAGGATTCCTTATTACTGCAACAGTTACTGCAGCTGCTGGTTTTTTGAGTGCATTTGCTCCTAACTACCTATTGTTGATTTCCCTTCGTTGTCTAGTGGGTATTGGCTTGGGAGGGGGCCCTGTATTATCATCATGGTTTCTAGAGTTTGTTCCAGCCCCCAATAGAGGTACCTGGATGGTTGTCTTTTCGGCATTTTGGACTCTTGGTACAATTTTTGAGGCTTCACTTGCCTGG ATTGTGATGCCGAAACTGGGTTGGAGATGGCTACTTGCACTATCTTCCCTACCCTCATCATTCCTTCTTTTGTTCTACAAGGTGACACCGGAGTCACCTAGATACCTATGCTTGAAAGGTAGAACAACTGATGCAGTTAATGTTTTGGAGAAAATAGCAAGATTAAATGGTAGGGAACTGCCTTCTGGGATCCTTGTTTCTGACAATCAAATTGAGCTGTATGACACTGGTAACCCTTCAGAAGGCACAAATTTACTCTCAGCAGGAAAAAATGATGGTGAACCTCCTGAAGGAGTGGTTTCCAATTTAGGTGGCGTCTCATCAGTCCTAATGCTTATGTCAGCAAAATTGGCAAGGTCAACCCTTCTATTATGGGCAGTGTTCTTTGGTAATGCTTTTTCGTATTATGGCCTTGTTTTGTTGACCTCTGAGTTGAACAGTGGGCACAGTAAATGTGTGCCGCATAATTTGGACAGAGGGAAGTCTCCGGATGTTAGCTACAAAGACGTTTTTATTGCCAGTTTTGCAG AGCTACCTGGGCTCCTGTTGTCAGCTGCTGCAGTAGATAAACTTGGTCGGAAGCTCTCAATGTCAACTATGTTCTTCCTGTGTTGCATTTTCCTTCTCCCATTAATGTTCCATCAGCCTGAAGGCCTAACAACAAGCCTTTTATTTGGTGCTCGCATATGCATCACAGTGACATTCAccgttgtgtatatatatgcaccAGAG ATATACCCAACTTCCGTTAGAACAACAGGAGTTGGAATGGCAAGCTCAGTGGGCAGAATTGGTGGAATGATATGCCCTTTGGTGGCAGTGGGTTTAGTGCATGGTTGTCATCAAGTTCTTGCTGTCCTCCTGTTTGAGATTGTAGCTCTTCTTTCTGGAGTTTGTGTTATGTTCTTTCCTGTTGAGACTATGGGCCAAGATCTGCGTGACAGTTTGTCAAGTCTAAATAATATCAACAGCACATAA
- the LOC112740779 gene encoding organic cation/carnitine transporter 7 isoform X2: protein MGDEGLCYTVDDALLALGFGNFQILVLAYAGIGWVSEAMEMMLLSFVGPAVQSAWNLSPHQESFITSAVFAGMLIGAYSWGIVSDKHGRRKGFLITATVTAAAGFLSAFAPNYLLLISLRCLVGIGLGGGPVLSSWFLEFVPAPNRGTWMVVFSAFWTLGTIFEASLAWIVMPKLGWRWLLALSSLPSSFLLLFYKVTPESPRYLCLKGRTTDAVNVLEKIARLNGRELPSGILVSDNQIELYDTGNPSEGTNLLSAGKNDGEPPEGVVSNLGGVSSVLMLMSAKLARSTLLLWAVFFGNAFSYYGLVLLTSELNSGHSKCVPHNLDRGKSPDVSYKDVFIASFAELPGLLLSAAAVDKLGRKLSMSTMFFLCCIFLLPLMFHQPEGLTTSLLFGARICITVTFTVVYIYAPEIYPTSVRTTGVGMASSVGRIGGMICPLVAVGLVHGCHQVLAVLLFEIVALLSGVCVMFFPVETMGQDLRDSLSSLNNINST, encoded by the exons ATGGGGGATGAAGGCTTGTGCTACACGGTCGACGATGCTCTCTTGGCTTTGGGTTTTGGGAATTTCCAAATTCTTGTGCTTGCTTATGCTGGTATTGGCTGGGTTTCAGAAGCAATGGAAATGATGCTACTCTCTTTTGTAGGACCAGCAGTACAATCTGCATGGAATCTTTCCCCTCACCAAGAGAGTTTCATAACCAGTGCTGTTTTTGCTGGCATGCTAATAGGGGCATACTCATGGGGCATTGTTTCAGATAAACATGGAAGGAG GAAAGGATTCCTTATTACTGCAACAGTTACTGCAGCTGCTGGTTTTTTGAGTGCATTTGCTCCTAACTACCTATTGTTGATTTCCCTTCGTTGTCTAGTGGGTATTGGCTTGGGAGGGGGCCCTGTATTATCATCATGGTTTCTAGAGTTTGTTCCAGCCCCCAATAGAGGTACCTGGATGGTTGTCTTTTCGGCATTTTGGACTCTTGGTACAATTTTTGAGGCTTCACTTGCCTGG ATTGTGATGCCGAAACTGGGTTGGAGATGGCTACTTGCACTATCTTCCCTACCCTCATCATTCCTTCTTTTGTTCTACAAGGTGACACCGGAGTCACCTAGATACCTATGCTTGAAAGGTAGAACAACTGATGCAGTTAATGTTTTGGAGAAAATAGCAAGATTAAATGGTAGGGAACTGCCTTCTGGGATCCTTGTTTCTGACAATCAAATTGAGCTGTATGACACTGGTAACCCTTCAGAAGGCACAAATTTACTCTCAGCAGGAAAAAATGATGGTGAACCTCCTGAAGGAGTGGTTTCCAATTTAGGTGGCGTCTCATCAGTCCTAATGCTTATGTCAGCAAAATTGGCAAGGTCAACCCTTCTATTATGGGCAGTGTTCTTTGGTAATGCTTTTTCGTATTATGGCCTTGTTTTGTTGACCTCTGAGTTGAACAGTGGGCACAGTAAATGTGTGCCGCATAATTTGGACAGAGGGAAGTCTCCGGATGTTAGCTACAAAGACGTTTTTATTGCCAGTTTTGCAG AGCTACCTGGGCTCCTGTTGTCAGCTGCTGCAGTAGATAAACTTGGTCGGAAGCTCTCAATGTCAACTATGTTCTTCCTGTGTTGCATTTTCCTTCTCCCATTAATGTTCCATCAGCCTGAAGGCCTAACAACAAGCCTTTTATTTGGTGCTCGCATATGCATCACAGTGACATTCAccgttgtgtatatatatgcaccAGAG ATATACCCAACTTCCGTTAGAACAACAGGAGTTGGAATGGCAAGCTCAGTGGGCAGAATTGGTGGAATGATATGCCCTTTGGTGGCAGTGGGTTTAGTGCATGGTTGTCATCAAGTTCTTGCTGTCCTCCTGTTTGAGATTGTAGCTCTTCTTTCTGGAGTTTGTGTTATGTTCTTTCCTGTTGAGACTATGGGCCAAGATCTGCGTGACAGTTTGTCAAGTCTAAATAATATCAACAGCACATAA
- the LOC112740779 gene encoding organic cation/carnitine transporter 7 isoform X3, with translation MMGDEGLCYTVDDALLALGFGNFQILVLAYAGIGWVSEAMEMMLLSFVGPAVQSAWNLSPHQESFITSAVFAGMLIGAYSWGIVSDKHGRRKGFLITATVTAAAGFLSAFAPNYLLLISLRCLVGIGLGGGPVLSSWFLEFVPAPNRGTWMVVFSAFWTLGTIFEASLAWIVMPKLGWRWLLALSSLPSSFLLLFYKVTPESPRYLCLKGRTTDAVNVLEKIARLNGRELPSGILVSDNQIELYDTGNPSEGTNLLSAGKNDGEPPEGVVSNLGGVSSVLMLMSAKLASGHSKCVPHNLDRGKSPDVSYKDVFIASFAELPGLLLSAAAVDKLGRKLSMSTMFFLCCIFLLPLMFHQPEGLTTSLLFGARICITVTFTVVYIYAPEIYPTSVRTTGVGMASSVGRIGGMICPLVAVGLVHGCHQVLAVLLFEIVALLSGVCVMFFPVETMGQDLRDSLSSLNNINST, from the exons ATG ATGGGGGATGAAGGCTTGTGCTACACGGTCGACGATGCTCTCTTGGCTTTGGGTTTTGGGAATTTCCAAATTCTTGTGCTTGCTTATGCTGGTATTGGCTGGGTTTCAGAAGCAATGGAAATGATGCTACTCTCTTTTGTAGGACCAGCAGTACAATCTGCATGGAATCTTTCCCCTCACCAAGAGAGTTTCATAACCAGTGCTGTTTTTGCTGGCATGCTAATAGGGGCATACTCATGGGGCATTGTTTCAGATAAACATGGAAGGAG GAAAGGATTCCTTATTACTGCAACAGTTACTGCAGCTGCTGGTTTTTTGAGTGCATTTGCTCCTAACTACCTATTGTTGATTTCCCTTCGTTGTCTAGTGGGTATTGGCTTGGGAGGGGGCCCTGTATTATCATCATGGTTTCTAGAGTTTGTTCCAGCCCCCAATAGAGGTACCTGGATGGTTGTCTTTTCGGCATTTTGGACTCTTGGTACAATTTTTGAGGCTTCACTTGCCTGG ATTGTGATGCCGAAACTGGGTTGGAGATGGCTACTTGCACTATCTTCCCTACCCTCATCATTCCTTCTTTTGTTCTACAAGGTGACACCGGAGTCACCTAGATACCTATGCTTGAAAGGTAGAACAACTGATGCAGTTAATGTTTTGGAGAAAATAGCAAGATTAAATGGTAGGGAACTGCCTTCTGGGATCCTTGTTTCTGACAATCAAATTGAGCTGTATGACACTGGTAACCCTTCAGAAGGCACAAATTTACTCTCAGCAGGAAAAAATGATGGTGAACCTCCTGAAGGAGTGGTTTCCAATTTAGGTGGCGTCTCATCAGTCCTAATGCTTATGTCAGCAAAATTGGCAAG TGGGCACAGTAAATGTGTGCCGCATAATTTGGACAGAGGGAAGTCTCCGGATGTTAGCTACAAAGACGTTTTTATTGCCAGTTTTGCAG AGCTACCTGGGCTCCTGTTGTCAGCTGCTGCAGTAGATAAACTTGGTCGGAAGCTCTCAATGTCAACTATGTTCTTCCTGTGTTGCATTTTCCTTCTCCCATTAATGTTCCATCAGCCTGAAGGCCTAACAACAAGCCTTTTATTTGGTGCTCGCATATGCATCACAGTGACATTCAccgttgtgtatatatatgcaccAGAG ATATACCCAACTTCCGTTAGAACAACAGGAGTTGGAATGGCAAGCTCAGTGGGCAGAATTGGTGGAATGATATGCCCTTTGGTGGCAGTGGGTTTAGTGCATGGTTGTCATCAAGTTCTTGCTGTCCTCCTGTTTGAGATTGTAGCTCTTCTTTCTGGAGTTTGTGTTATGTTCTTTCCTGTTGAGACTATGGGCCAAGATCTGCGTGACAGTTTGTCAAGTCTAAATAATATCAACAGCACATAA
- the LOC112740779 gene encoding organic cation/carnitine transporter 7 isoform X4, with protein MGDEGLCYTVDDALLALGFGNFQILVLAYAGIGWVSEAMEMMLLSFVGPAVQSAWNLSPHQESFITSAVFAGMLIGAYSWGIVSDKHGRRKGFLITATVTAAAGFLSAFAPNYLLLISLRCLVGIGLGGGPVLSSWFLEFVPAPNRGTWMVVFSAFWTLGTIFEASLAWIVMPKLGWRWLLALSSLPSSFLLLFYKVTPESPRYLCLKGRTTDAVNVLEKIARLNGRELPSGILVSDNQIELYDTGNPSEGTNLLSAGKNDGEPPEGVVSNLGGVSSVLMLMSAKLASGHSKCVPHNLDRGKSPDVSYKDVFIASFAELPGLLLSAAAVDKLGRKLSMSTMFFLCCIFLLPLMFHQPEGLTTSLLFGARICITVTFTVVYIYAPEIYPTSVRTTGVGMASSVGRIGGMICPLVAVGLVHGCHQVLAVLLFEIVALLSGVCVMFFPVETMGQDLRDSLSSLNNINST; from the exons ATGGGGGATGAAGGCTTGTGCTACACGGTCGACGATGCTCTCTTGGCTTTGGGTTTTGGGAATTTCCAAATTCTTGTGCTTGCTTATGCTGGTATTGGCTGGGTTTCAGAAGCAATGGAAATGATGCTACTCTCTTTTGTAGGACCAGCAGTACAATCTGCATGGAATCTTTCCCCTCACCAAGAGAGTTTCATAACCAGTGCTGTTTTTGCTGGCATGCTAATAGGGGCATACTCATGGGGCATTGTTTCAGATAAACATGGAAGGAG GAAAGGATTCCTTATTACTGCAACAGTTACTGCAGCTGCTGGTTTTTTGAGTGCATTTGCTCCTAACTACCTATTGTTGATTTCCCTTCGTTGTCTAGTGGGTATTGGCTTGGGAGGGGGCCCTGTATTATCATCATGGTTTCTAGAGTTTGTTCCAGCCCCCAATAGAGGTACCTGGATGGTTGTCTTTTCGGCATTTTGGACTCTTGGTACAATTTTTGAGGCTTCACTTGCCTGG ATTGTGATGCCGAAACTGGGTTGGAGATGGCTACTTGCACTATCTTCCCTACCCTCATCATTCCTTCTTTTGTTCTACAAGGTGACACCGGAGTCACCTAGATACCTATGCTTGAAAGGTAGAACAACTGATGCAGTTAATGTTTTGGAGAAAATAGCAAGATTAAATGGTAGGGAACTGCCTTCTGGGATCCTTGTTTCTGACAATCAAATTGAGCTGTATGACACTGGTAACCCTTCAGAAGGCACAAATTTACTCTCAGCAGGAAAAAATGATGGTGAACCTCCTGAAGGAGTGGTTTCCAATTTAGGTGGCGTCTCATCAGTCCTAATGCTTATGTCAGCAAAATTGGCAAG TGGGCACAGTAAATGTGTGCCGCATAATTTGGACAGAGGGAAGTCTCCGGATGTTAGCTACAAAGACGTTTTTATTGCCAGTTTTGCAG AGCTACCTGGGCTCCTGTTGTCAGCTGCTGCAGTAGATAAACTTGGTCGGAAGCTCTCAATGTCAACTATGTTCTTCCTGTGTTGCATTTTCCTTCTCCCATTAATGTTCCATCAGCCTGAAGGCCTAACAACAAGCCTTTTATTTGGTGCTCGCATATGCATCACAGTGACATTCAccgttgtgtatatatatgcaccAGAG ATATACCCAACTTCCGTTAGAACAACAGGAGTTGGAATGGCAAGCTCAGTGGGCAGAATTGGTGGAATGATATGCCCTTTGGTGGCAGTGGGTTTAGTGCATGGTTGTCATCAAGTTCTTGCTGTCCTCCTGTTTGAGATTGTAGCTCTTCTTTCTGGAGTTTGTGTTATGTTCTTTCCTGTTGAGACTATGGGCCAAGATCTGCGTGACAGTTTGTCAAGTCTAAATAATATCAACAGCACATAA